The Brachyspira sp. SAP_772 genome includes the window GTGCGGCGCTTTTTTCTTGTGCAGCTATTAGAAATGTGAGGGCTGGCGGAATTATGCATGTTGTAGAGAACACTATGATAGAGAGAATGGGTACGCATTTAAACTATTCTTCAAACATAGATAATATGATTTTAACTGCATTAGAAGCTATAGTATTATTAGAAAAGAGAGGGTAATATATTTTATGTCTAATACAAAAAATGCTTTGCCAAAACCTTTTTTTATAGAAGATGAGAATTTAGTTCATCATTTAAAATTAAAAAAAGGCGATGTTGGAAGATATGTTATAATGCCCGGAGATCCTAAAAGATGCGTAAAGATAGCAAAGAGGTTTGATGATGCTAAACTAGTAGCAGATTTTAGAGAATATGTTACCTATACTGGTTATATAAATGGAGTTAAAGTTTCTACTACATCTCATGGTATAGGAGGCCCTTCTACAGCTATAGCATTAGAGGAGCTTATAAAGGTGGGGGCTGATACTTTTATAAGAGTAGGCACTTGCGGCGGAATGAATATGAATGTACTTCCAGGTGATGTTGTAATAGTTAATGGTGCTATAAAGGTTGGTGGTACTATGAGAAACTATATACCAGATGAGTTTCCTTGCGTTCCAAATATAGATGTATTAGATGCTATGATTGATGCTTCAAAAAAACTCAATATAAAAACTCATACAGGTATTGTTCAATGTAAAGATGCTTTTTATGCACAGCATGCTCCAGAGAGTATGGCAGTTGATAAAGAGCTATTATATAAATGGGAATCATATATAAAGGCAGGATGTTTGGCTTCAGAGATGGAGTCTGCTGCACTTTTTGCAGTTGGAGCTTCTAAGGGTGTGAGAACAGGTGCTTCTATGCTTGTGCTCCATAATCAAGAAAGAATAAAAAATGGTATAGATGATCCAAAAAATTACACAGGAGAAGAGGCTATAGATTTGGTTATAGAATCTATTAAAGTTTTGATAGATAATGATAAAAAATAAAATTGGCTTTAATAAAAATTAAGCAATAAATATTCTAGAAAAATAGGAGAAAATATGAAGAAACTTTTATGTTTATTAATTTCAGCGTTGATATTATCTTGCGGAAGCGGCGGTAAGGGTTATGAATTAGCTTTGATTACTGATGTTGGTACTATAGATGATAGATCTTTTAACCAAGGGTCTTGGGAAGGTTTAAAAAAATATGCAGAAGAGAACAAAATTTCTCACAAATATTATCAGCCTTCAGAAAAGTCTACTGATGCATATGTTAATGCTATAGATTTAGCTGTTGCTGGTAAGGCTAAAGTTATAGTTACACCTGGATATTTATTTGAACCTGCAGTATATAAAGCACAAGATACTCATCCTGATGTTAAATTTATACTTTTAGATGGTACTCCTCAAGATGGTACTTATACTGATTTTAGAATAGAAAGCAATGTTTATTCAGTATTTTATGCAGAAGAGCAAGCTGGTTTCTTAGCTGGTTATGCTATAGTAAAAGAGGGATATACTAATTTAGGTGTTATGGCTGGTATGGCTGTACCTGCTGTTATAAGATTTGGTTATGGTTTTGTACAAGGTGCTGAATATGCATCTCAAGAATTAGGATTAGCTAAAGG containing:
- a CDS encoding nucleoside phosphorylase; its protein translation is MSNTKNALPKPFFIEDENLVHHLKLKKGDVGRYVIMPGDPKRCVKIAKRFDDAKLVADFREYVTYTGYINGVKVSTTSHGIGGPSTAIALEELIKVGADTFIRVGTCGGMNMNVLPGDVVIVNGAIKVGGTMRNYIPDEFPCVPNIDVLDAMIDASKKLNIKTHTGIVQCKDAFYAQHAPESMAVDKELLYKWESYIKAGCLASEMESAALFAVGASKGVRTGASMLVLHNQERIKNGIDDPKNYTGEEAIDLVIESIKVLIDNDKK
- a CDS encoding BMP family protein, whose product is MKKLLCLLISALILSCGSGGKGYELALITDVGTIDDRSFNQGSWEGLKKYAEENKISHKYYQPSEKSTDAYVNAIDLAVAGKAKVIVTPGYLFEPAVYKAQDTHPDVKFILLDGTPQDGTYTDFRIESNVYSVFYAEEQAGFLAGYAIVKEGYTNLGVMAGMAVPAVIRFGYGFVQGAEYASQELGLAKGRVRINYTYVGNFNPTPENQTLATSWYQSGVQVIFAPAGGAGNSAMAAAEQNNGLVIGVDVDQSAESPTVITSAIKMLGGSVYDAIDAYYNDNFPGGQSVVLDAKVNGVGLPMETSRFKNFTKDNYDAIYQQLVAGNIKLLKDTDVDSVNKLPLNIVQVNFIQ